From Pedobacter indicus, a single genomic window includes:
- a CDS encoding LptF/LptG family permease encodes MKLTIIDKYIIKKYLGTFVFTMAIFTVVMVIFDISERLDDFLEHKAPLSKIAFEYYAGFIPFYLNFLSPLINFIAVIFFTAKMADQTEIVPILSGGMSFNRFLKPYIISASIIFLVTFVFNLYVIPKTNKLKIGFENVYVKPMDSNTKTSTHMQIDPNTFVYIKSFDNDRKIGYDFILEVFDGQELKSKLIADRISWDSVNTKWNIQNYSIRTIDSLKEEMIKGTSKDTTLDMTPKDFEVYDNIFIAMDLDELNDRIAKEKLRGTGYMTQLLLEKYKRYIYPFSAFILTLMGVALSSRKVRGGIGLSLGVGIALSFTYILFIQFATMFSLKGGLSPLIAVLIPNVIFGTLSIILLIKAPK; translated from the coding sequence ATGAAATTAACAATTATCGATAAATACATCATAAAAAAATACCTGGGGACCTTCGTGTTTACGATGGCAATCTTTACGGTTGTGATGGTTATTTTCGATATATCGGAGCGCTTGGATGACTTTCTTGAACACAAGGCTCCCCTCTCGAAGATCGCTTTTGAATACTATGCTGGTTTTATCCCATTTTACCTAAACTTTCTTTCTCCGCTTATCAATTTTATAGCCGTAATTTTCTTTACGGCAAAAATGGCTGATCAGACAGAAATTGTCCCTATTTTAAGCGGGGGAATGAGCTTTAACCGCTTTTTAAAACCCTATATTATATCTGCATCCATCATCTTTCTGGTGACTTTCGTCTTTAATCTATATGTTATTCCGAAAACCAATAAGCTCAAAATTGGCTTCGAGAATGTGTATGTCAAACCTATGGACAGCAATACGAAGACATCAACCCACATGCAGATTGACCCGAATACATTTGTCTACATCAAAAGTTTCGATAATGACCGGAAAATCGGATATGACTTTATACTCGAGGTTTTTGATGGTCAGGAGCTAAAAAGCAAACTCATCGCAGACCGTATTTCCTGGGATTCTGTCAATACAAAATGGAATATCCAAAATTATTCTATCCGGACCATCGACAGTCTCAAAGAGGAAATGATCAAAGGCACTTCGAAGGACACGACGCTTGACATGACTCCAAAGGATTTCGAAGTGTACGATAATATCTTTATCGCGATGGATCTGGATGAGCTGAATGATCGGATAGCAAAGGAAAAACTAAGAGGTACCGGCTATATGACCCAACTCTTACTTGAAAAATACAAACGCTATATTTATCCGTTCTCTGCCTTTATCTTAACTTTGATGGGAGTTGCCCTGTCTTCAAGAAAGGTACGAGGCGGAATAGGGCTTAGTCTTGGGGTCGGTATTGCACTGAGCTTTACCTACATCTTATTTATCCAGTTTGCCACGATGTTCTCCTTAAAGGGAGGATTATCTCCATTAATTGCTGTGCTGATCCCCAATGTAATCTTCGGAACACTTTCTATTATCTTGCTGATCAAAGCGCCTAAGTAG
- a CDS encoding DMT family transporter, whose amino-acid sequence MLKIRNKNIWVLHLTVLIWGFTGILGVLIQVSSIYLVWYRVLIASLSLLVYFLIRRKSLFVTRKQLLQYVLTGAIVGAHWILFFESIKTSTVSITLVCLSSVTLFTAVLEPIFKRQKISPVDILVGLVIIIGIYLIFTFEANYIQGIIYGIIAAFLASCFSIINSKLVSKGSATTISFYEMTGAFFWISIYMAITNMYDSRMNLAPSDLKYLLLLGTVCTATAYVLAVVVMKELSAFTVALTTNLEPVYGIILAWIFFGTQEKMSIGFYAGAVIVLGTVFSYPYVKKWYQTRKYSRKIEELKS is encoded by the coding sequence ATGCTTAAAATACGAAATAAGAATATATGGGTCCTCCATTTAACGGTGTTGATATGGGGATTTACAGGGATACTCGGGGTGCTCATTCAGGTATCGTCGATCTACCTCGTATGGTATCGTGTACTCATCGCTTCGCTTTCTCTACTGGTCTACTTTCTTATTCGGCGTAAAAGCCTCTTTGTTACGCGCAAACAACTGCTCCAATATGTGCTTACCGGTGCAATTGTAGGGGCACATTGGATCCTGTTTTTCGAATCCATCAAGACCTCGACCGTATCGATAACACTCGTCTGCCTGTCGTCAGTGACCCTATTTACGGCGGTACTCGAACCCATTTTCAAACGGCAGAAAATATCACCTGTAGACATTCTTGTCGGGCTTGTTATCATTATCGGAATCTACCTTATATTTACCTTTGAAGCCAACTATATTCAAGGCATTATTTACGGTATAATTGCCGCTTTTTTGGCGAGTTGTTTTTCAATTATCAACTCTAAATTAGTTAGCAAAGGCAGCGCGACAACCATCAGTTTTTACGAAATGACCGGTGCATTTTTCTGGATATCGATCTACATGGCCATCACGAACATGTACGATTCGCGTATGAACCTTGCTCCTTCCGACCTGAAATACCTCCTGCTTTTAGGAACAGTCTGCACCGCTACAGCCTATGTTTTAGCAGTCGTTGTCATGAAGGAATTAAGCGCTTTTACGGTGGCTCTTACCACCAATCTGGAACCTGTTTACGGTATCATATTAGCGTGGATTTTCTTTGGCACACAAGAGAAAATGAGCATCGGATTTTATGCTGGAGCTGTCATCGTTTTAGGTACCGTTTTCTCTTATCCTTATGTGAAAAAATGGTATCAAACCCGAAAATATTCCCGTAAAATAGAAGAGTTAAAATCCTGA